From Parambassis ranga chromosome 9, fParRan2.1, whole genome shotgun sequence, the proteins below share one genomic window:
- the LOC114441206 gene encoding uncharacterized protein LOC114441206 encodes MGKDFQPGCSKLVITQPDVGQINSTMLHSDNLASVISLSISGVGVTEIGESAFSSLRNLRYLSLEENMLSHISPGWFAEPAVLREFNLTGNHIEVVSESMFKGLGNLTHLRLSRNRIQTVHPNSFSSQTALAELDLSENSMTQVSPQVFRTLRSTRIRLDGNPWDCSCDAADSVAAIRGLYVNQDDFYGTIRNLKQLLSSDLQSRSLLQRATNVTCKTPTNLMGQSVWNVPACPTSPPPGTASPSDRPETTDAPSIASFSTAKPVKFTTTQLTPKTHTSVQPRPTDTGTLSASSFRPTDAPRTISASTAKVVTSPPSQLTTKTEPSKPPDTGTVSASTAKVVTSPPSQLTTKTEPSNPPDTGTFSASTAKHVKFTTTQLTPKTEPSKPPDTGTVSASTGKAETSDRPTDAPRTVSASTAKVVTSPPSQLTTKTEPSNPTDAHTGNCASSLHNTSVHPNPTNMPVTASEPPETSSQPPNIFCTLIAVIAVLSVLLSVMCFLVMLRRRKRNNKAVTPGRPKEEKKKLEEDGDPGPSEERDPEEAWRRSFTGGRAKSADAVILRLPFCTSVRDQVTLQTETESPTAGKQREVDETEVAARSLTTERDEQPADHLCPPFSTDTVPYLSIGTNRPDEDSTEGHRVQRGRAMMGRISSWPSTAVQWQARCKEKEEGEGEGFSVWAQNEKVLVEGRKIGNNMEPLPPPTGSAAGRKDNDSSQIQSLKPNEAASSFSTDEQLKKAESTERQTPKLNPKQDLKEKPPQRRSNKAEKRRQPQRAVTSRQKAATGSKAPSGGASPDGETLLSGNENLLHEVVQNNGRWTRERWRQTHVKKQHH; translated from the exons ATGGGCAAAG aTTTCCAGCCTGGTTGTTCGAAACTGGTCATAACTCAGCCGGATGTCGGGCAGATCAACTCCACCATGTTACACAGCGACAACCTCGCCTCCGTCATCAGTCTGTCCATCAGCGGCGTCGGTGTGACAGAAATCGGTGAATCCGCCTTCAGCTCCTTGCGTAACCTCAGGTATCTGAGTTTGGAGGAGAACATGCTGTCACACATCAGCCCTGGCTGGTTTGCAGAGCCTGCAGTCCTCCGTGAGTTTAACCTCACAGGGAACCACATAGAAGTTGTGAGTGAGTCCATGTTCAAAGGACTGGGGAACCTGACCCACCTCAGGCTGAGCAGAAACAGAATCCAGACCGTTCATCCGAACAGCTTCAGCTCCCAGACGGCGCTGGCTGAGCTGGACTTGTCTGAGAACAGCATGACTCAAGTCTCACCGCAGGTCTTCAGGACTCTCAGGTCTACTAGGATCAGACTGGATGGGAACCCCTGGGACTGCTCGTGTGATGCTGCAGACTCTGTCGCTGCTATCAGAGGTTTGTATGTAAATCAGGATGATTTTTACGGAACAATTAGAAACCTGAAGCAGCTCCTGTCCTCAGATCTACAGAGCAGATCTCTGCTGCAGAGAGCGACGAACGTGACCTGCAAGACTCCCACAAACCTGATGGGTCAAAGTGTGTGGAACGTGCCGGCGTGCCCGACGTCTCCTCCGCCTGGAACAGCATCCCCAAGCGACCGTCCTGAGACCACGGATGCACCGTCAATAGCATCTTTCTCCACTG CTAAACCTGTGAAGTTCACTACAACACAACTAACACCAAAGACTCACACCTCAGTCCAACCCAGACCCACTGATACAGGAACGCTCTCTGCATCCTCATTCCGCCCCACTGATGCCCCGAGAACCATCTCTGCATCCACCG CAAAAGTTGTGACATCCCCTCCATCACAACTTACAACAAAGACTGAACCCTCCAAACCCCCTGATACAGGAACCGTCTCTGCATCCACTG CAAAAGTTGTGACATCCCCTCCATCACAACTTACAACAAAGACTGAACCCTCCAATCCCCCTGATACAGGAACGTTCTCTGCATCCACTG CTAAACATGTGAAGTTCACTACAACACAACTAACACCAAAGACTGAACCCTCCAAACCCCCTGATACAGGAACGGTCTCTGCATCCACTG GAAAGGCTGAAACATCAGACCGACCCACTGATGCTCCGAGAACCGTCTCTGCATCCACTG CAAAAGTTGTAACATCCCCTCCATCACAACTTACAACAAAGACTGAACCCTCCAACCCCACTGATGCTCACACTGGTAACTGTGCCTCTTCTCTTCACA ACACCTCTGTCCACCCAAACCCAACCAACATGCCCGTTACAGCCTCAGAACCTCCAG AAACATCATCACAGCCGCCAAACATTTTCTGCACCCTCATCGCTGTCATCG CcgtcctctctgtgctgctctctgtcatGTGTTTCCTAGTGATGCTGCGCAGAAGGAAACGCAACAACAAGGCGGTGACGCCTGGACGTcccaaagaagagaagaagaagctggaAGAAGATGGAGATCCAGGACCCTCAGAGGAGAGAGACCCGGAGGAGGCCTGGAGGAGATCCTTCACTGGAGGCAGAGCGAAGTCTGCAGACGCTGTAATCCTCAGGTTGCCTTTTTGTACCTCTGTGAGAGATCAGGTGACTTTACAGACCGAGACTGAGAGCCCGACTGCAGGGAAGCAGAGAGAGGTGGACGAAACTGAGGTAGCAGCCAGAAGTCTCACCACGGAGAGGGACGAGCAGCCAGCAGACCATCTGTGTCCTCccttcagcacagacacagttcCCTATCTGAGCATTGGCACCAACCGTCCTGATGAAGACTCCACTGAGGGCCACAGAGTGCAGAGAGGAAGGGCGATGATGGGCAGGATCTCCTCCTGGCCTTCGACTGCAGTCCAGTGGCAGGCAAGATgtaaagagaaagaggaaggagaaggtgaGGGATTCAGTGTTTGGGCCCAAAATGAGAAGGTCTtggtggaggggaggaagaTCGGAAACAACATggagcctcttcctcctcccactgGCTCTGCTGCAGGCAGGAAGGACAATGATAGCTCACAGATTCAGTCCTTAAAGCCAAATGAGGCGGCCTCCTCTTTCAGCACAGACGAGCAGCTAAAGAAggcagagagcacagagaggcAGACCCCGAAGCTGAATCCAAAGCAAGACCTGAAAGAAAAACCCCCACAGAGGCGCAGCAACAAGGCAGAAAAGAGAAGGCAGCCTCAGAGAGCAGTGACCAGCAGACAGAAGGCCGCCACCGGCTCAAAGGCGCCCTCTGGTGGTGCCTCTCCAGATGGCGAGACGCTGCTGTCCGGCAATGAGAACCTGCTGCACGAAGTTGTCCAGAACAACGGGCGCTGGACcagagagaggtggaggcagACCCACGTCAAGAAGCAGCATCATTAG
- the camsap1b gene encoding calmodulin-regulated spectrin-associated protein 1-B isoform X6, whose protein sequence is MKMRDITEREHKVKHHPLESPSHQKVRYRREHASGRQLPFFPLLEDLMRDVCDGAALLTVVHYYCPDHMKLEDICLKEVPSIADSLYNIQLLREFASEYLNKSFYLTTEDMLYSPLVLKHNVMVFIAELFWWFETVKPEFVQPRDLQEFKDARAIAHPKSARPSVPISNATKRSFLASPGVVDNQSSPEVCNRYFLHPEDSDPLKGGPTFSPSHPLLPLRQRQQKQQGEDSSGLRNRSNSLTQMDGQQPRGSVTAWPEKRQRPMSTLSPFLLHSATDSDADMASGDSVSLARSISKDSLASNITNVTPKHQTSVHQPSHAAMRRLNGHSLLGNVNIEDEEETLMAVARTEGSATPKRVDGTQATAKPSTDSKSATDSFYLEPLMPAVLKTAKEKSVCLNKEEESGEVARSAGRGSLRRGDGSTAAVRRKAPNLNQTFSSPGEEEDLIEEPPQGEAGFRPLQTSSVDPASREPAEGFYLHSDSEEAKSGQGLDAELEDLDEEEEDLDEAITTKGTNWTKKTFNQENEEEESAKLQEDMNVKEHEDKDMNGGSGRSSPCLSTHSQASSMASSSVRMTSFAERKAQQQRFGSNHDLRSSASSSQRTTPDGSESSGPLASSWRLKRDQSPSSPLGGCSRTGDGSGGANVLASEIVQLRMQLEEKRRAIEHQKKKMEVLSARQRQKLGKAAFLHIVKKGGGKSDTLPNPLKADISKDDLNGEKGPSSKDDMCVDTLRGEKEVEGTVPAGALEAEKKENIGSFYLDEELDLNECSRSIELLNDAISGIQQQMMQLSLQQEMLMKQNVQSPPGAAPPPPPPLTSDKNGDTKTGTGFHFVEHISGTGTAPSRKPHKLSSRSRSKPSELKIAKEQSRQASRTLTPTQSGSETLPHSRQSAGGRSPRADQPDSPRKPTAGETIDRPGSGHLRSANFRLHDEANMRLPTRVDLTAVAAPEVSFDVCLSSTLRESELNSSDGSGKENIPSEELQRSKTHLIEVDLSELKAPEEEEGAEDRTTESGDGEQKSVMGFFFKDEQKAEDELAKKRAAFLLKQQKKAEEARLRKQQLEAESELKRDEVRRKAEEERLRKEEEKTRRELIKQDYLRRKQQEMFEEQGLVKPKTPKTPKPKQKHRPKSVFREESSSDNFSKCSSTPDNLSNAQSGSSLSLASAATNEADSVNSGGAGSQRCDSVESFPGSRNNSRTAERDWDNGSTASSITSMAEYTGPKLFKEPSAKSNKPIIHNAISHCCLAGKVNEPQKNQILEELEKCESNHLMILFRDGGCQFRALYSYFPDTEEIQKLTGTGPKSISKKMIDKLYKYSSDRKQFTVIPAKTVSVSVDALTIHNHLWQAKRSAVPKKSGK, encoded by the exons ACCACCCCCTGGAGTCCCCTAGCCACCAAAAG GTACGGTATCGCCGGGAGCACGCTTCAGGCAGACAGCTGCCCTTCTTCCCACTGCTTGAAGACCTGATGAGGGATGTTTGTGACGGAGCTGCACTGCTCACTGTGGTCCATTACTACTGCCCAGACCACATGAAGCTGGAGG ATATTTGCCTAAAGGAAGTACCTTCAATCGCTGATAGCCTGTACAACATCCAGCTGCTCAGAGAGTTTGCCAGCGAGTATCTGAACAAAAGCTTCTATCTGACCACTGAGGACATGCTCTACTCGCCGCTTGTGCTCAAG CACAATGTGATGGTGTTTATCGCTGAACTTTTCTGGTGGTTTGAGACCGTCAAGCCAGAGTTTGTCCAGCCCAGAGATCTCCAAGAGTTCAAAGATG CTCGAGCTATTGCTCATCCCAAGAGTGCCCGTCCATCAGTGCCCATCTCCAATGCCACCAAGCGCAGCTTCCTGGCTAGTCCTGGTGTGGTCGACAACCAGAGCAGCCCAGAAGTCTGTAACAGGTACTTCCTGCACCCTGAAGACTCTGACCCCCT CAAAGGGGGTCCAACCTTCAGTCCTTCTCATCCACTCCTGCCCCTGCGACAGAGACAACAAAAGCAGCAAGGAGAGGACAGTTCAG GTCTGAGAAACCGTTCAAACTCTCTGACTCAGATGGATGGACAGCAACCCCGGGGTTCTGTCACAGCCTGGCCTGAAAAGAGGCAGAG ACCTATGTCCACGCTGAGTCCCTTCCTGTTACATTCAGCCACTGACAGCGATGCAGACATGGCTTCTGGTGATAGTGTCAGTTTGGCCCGCTCCATCAGTAAAGACAGCCTGGCTTCCAACATCACCAACGTCACTCCCAAACACCAGACGTCTGTCCACCAGCCGTCGCACGCTGCGATGCGCAGACTTAACGGCCACAGTCTGCTGGGAAATGTCAACATTGAGGATGAGGAAGAAACTCTAATGGCAGTTGCCAGGACTGAAGGTTCCGCCACCCCCAAACGGGTTGATGGGACACAAGCAACTGCCAAACCTTCAACCGACTCCAAATCTGCAACGGATAGCTTTTACCTTGAACCACTAATGCCTGCCGTGCTCAAAACGGCTAAAGAGAAGTCTGTATGCTTaaacaaggaggaggagagcggcGAGGTTGCCAGGTCTGCGGGAAGAGGATCACTACGACGAGGAGATGGATCTACAGCAGCTGTTCGCAGGAAAGCTCCTAACCTGAACCAAACATTCAGCTCtcctggtgaggaggaggacctGATAGAGGAGCCTCCCCAGGGTGAGGCTGGTTTCAGGCCGCTTCAGACCAGCAGTGTGGACCCTGCATCCAGGGAGCCAGCGGAGGGTTTCTACCTGCATTCAGACTCTGAAGAAGCAAAATCTGGCCAGGGTCTGGACGCTGAGCTGGAAGACctggatgaggaagaggaggatttGGATGAAGCTATTACCACGAAAGGCACCAACTGGACCAAGAAAACCTTCAATCAGGAAAATGAGGAAGAAGAATCCGCCAAACTCCAAGAAGACATGAATGTTAAAGAGCACGAGGACAAAGACATGAACGGTGGCAGCGGTCGTTCCAGCCCGTGTCTCAGCACGCACTCCCAAGCGAGCAGCATGGCCAGTAGCAGTGTGCGCATGACCTCCTTCGCTGAGCGTAAAGCCCAGCAGCAACGCTTTGGCAGCAACCACGACCTGCGCTCCAGTGCCTCCAGCTCCCAGAGGACCACTCCAGATGGATCCGAGAGCAGCGGGCCCCTGGCTTCCTCCTGGAGACTTAAGAGAGACCAGAGTCCCTCCTCCCCCCTGGGAGGATGTAGTCGAACAGGCGATGGCAGCGGTGGTGCGAATGTACTGGCTTCTGAAATAGTCCAGCTTCGCATGCAGCTGGAAGAAAAGCGACGTGCCATTGAgcaccagaagaagaagatggaagtGCTCTCTGCgaggcagagacagaagctGGGTAAGGCAGCGTTTCTCCACATTGTAAAGAAAGGTGGAGGAAAGAGTGACACGTTACCCAACCCACTGAAAGCTGACATCTCCAAGGACGACCTCAATGGGGAGAAAGGACCATCAAGTAAAGATGATATGTGTGTTGATACCCTGAGaggggagaaggaggtggaggggacCGTCCCTGCTGGTGCCTTAGAAgcggaaaaaaaagaaaacatcggCAGTTTCTATCTAGATGAAGAGTTGGACCTTAATGAGTGTAGTCGCTCCATTGAGCTGCTGAATGACGCCATCAGCGGCATCCAGCAGCAGATGATGCAGCTCTCACTGCAGCAGGAGATGCTGATGAAACAGAATGTACAGTCCCCTCCTGGcgcggctcctcctcctcctcctcctctcaccagcGACAAAAATGGTGACACTAAGACAGGGACGGGCTTTCACTTTGTGGAGCACATCTCTGGCACTGGAACCGCTCCAAGCAGGAAACCCCACAAGCTAAGCTCCAGATCCAGGTCCAAACCATCAGAGCTAAAAATAGCCAAGGAGCAGAGCCGGCAGGCTTCAAGGACTCTCACCCCGACTCAGAGTGGGTCAGAGACATTACCACACTCGAGGCAGTCAGCTGGGGGCAGGTCCCCCAGGGCCGATCAGCCCGACAGCCCCAGAAAGCCCACAGCAGGAGAGACAATCGACAGGCCAGGCTCTGGCCACCTTCGGAGTGCAAACTTCCGCCTTCACGATGAGGCCAACATGCGTCTGCCGACCCGAGTTGACCTGACGGCAGTGGCTGCCCCAGAAGTGTCCTTTGATGTGTGCCTGTCCAGCACCCTGAGAGAGTCTGAGCTCAATTCTTCAGACGGCTCGGGGAAAGAGAATATACCATCTGAGGAGCTGCAGCGCAGCAAAACCCACCTGATTGAGGTTGATCTGTCAGAGCTGAAGGCCcccgaggaagaggagggagcggAGGACAGAACGACAGAGAGCGGCGACGGAGAGCAGAAGTCAGTCATGGGCTTCTTCTTCAAG GATGAGCAGAAAGCAGAGGATGAACTTGCTAAAAAGAGAGCAGCATTCTTACTGAAGCAACAGAAGAAAGCCGAAGAGGCTCGACTCCGTAAACAACAACTAGAAGCAGAATCTGAGCTCAAACGAGATGAAGTCAG GCGGAAGGCCGAGGAGGAGCGCCTGcgtaaagaggaggagaaaacacGGCGAGAGCTGATAAAGCAAGACTATCTGCGGCGGAAGCAACAAGAGATGTTCGAGGAACAAGGCCTCGTGAAGCCCAAAACGCCCAAGACCCCCAAACCCAAGCAAAAACACAGACCCAAGTCCGTCTTCAGAGAGGAATCCTCCAGCGATAATTTCTCCAAGTGTTCTTCCACAC CAGACAACCTGAGCAACGCCCAGTCTGGCTCCAGTTTGTCTCTGGCCTCTGCTGCCACCAACGAGGCTGACAGCGTCAACTCTGGAGGGGCGGGCTCCCAGCG CTGCGACTCGGTGGAGTCATTTCCAGGCAGTCGCAACAACAGTCGAACTGCAGAAAGAGACTGGGACAACGGCTCCACCGCATCTTCCATCACCTCCATGGCCGAGTATACTG GTCCCAAACTTTTTAAGGAGCCCAGCGCCAAGTCAAACAAGCCAATCATCCATAATGCAATCTCTCACTGCTGCCTGGCCGGCAAAGTCAACGAGCCCCAGAAGAACCAGATCCTAGAG GAGCTGGAGAAGTGCGAGTCCAACCACCTGATGATCCTGTTCCGTGACGGCGGCTGTCAGTTTCGCGCCCTCTACTCGTACTTCCCCGACACCGAAGAGATACAGAAGCTGACGGGCACCGGACCCAAGAGCATCAGCAAGAAGATGATCGACAAGCTGTACAAGTACAGCTCGGACCGAAAGCAGTTCACCGTCATCCCTGCCAAGACTGTGTCGGTCAGCGTGGACGCACTGACCATCCACAACCACCTGTGGCAGGCCAAGAGAAGTGCTGTGCCAAAGAAAAGTGGAAAATAG
- the camsap1b gene encoding calmodulin-regulated spectrin-associated protein 1-B isoform X5: MKMRDITEREHKVKHHPLESPSHQKSPSKWYWKLVPVRYRREHASGRQLPFFPLLEDLMRDVCDGAALLTVVHYYCPDHMKLEDICLKEVPSIADSLYNIQLLREFASEYLNKSFYLTTEDMLYSPLVLKHNVMVFIAELFWWFETVKPEFVQPRDLQEFKDARAIAHPKSARPSVPISNATKRSFLASPGVVDNQSSPEVCNRYFLHPEDSDPLKGGPTFSPSHPLLPLRQRQQKQQGEDSSGLRNRSNSLTQMDGQQPRGSVTAWPEKRQRPMSTLSPFLLHSATDSDADMASGDSVSLARSISKDSLASNITNVTPKHQTSVHQPSHAAMRRLNGHSLLGNVNIEDEEETLMAVARTEGSATPKRVDGTQATAKPSTDSKSATDSFYLEPLMPAVLKTAKEKSVCLNKEEESGEVARSAGRGSLRRGDGSTAAVRRKAPNLNQTFSSPGEEEDLIEEPPQGEAGFRPLQTSSVDPASREPAEGFYLHSDSEEAKSGQGLDAELEDLDEEEEDLDEAITTKGTNWTKKTFNQENEEEESAKLQEDMNVKEHEDKDMNGGSGRSSPCLSTHSQASSMASSSVRMTSFAERKAQQQRFGSNHDLRSSASSSQRTTPDGSESSGPLASSWRLKRDQSPSSPLGGCSRTGDGSGGANVLASEIVQLRMQLEEKRRAIEHQKKKMEVLSARQRQKLGKAAFLHIVKKGGGKSDTLPNPLKADISKDDLNGEKGPSSKDDMCVDTLRGEKEVEGTVPAGALEAEKKENIGSFYLDEELDLNECSRSIELLNDAISGIQQQMMQLSLQQEMLMKQNVQSPPGAAPPPPPPLTSDKNGDTKTGTGFHFVEHISGTGTAPSRKPHKLSSRSRSKPSELKIAKEQSRQASRTLTPTQSGSETLPHSRQSAGGRSPRADQPDSPRKPTAGETIDRPGSGHLRSANFRLHDEANMRLPTRVDLTAVAAPEVSFDVCLSSTLRESELNSSDGSGKENIPSEELQRSKTHLIEVDLSELKAPEEEEGAEDRTTESGDGEQKSVMGFFFKDEQKAEDELAKKRAAFLLKQQKKAEEARLRKQQLEAESELKRDEVRRKAEEERLRKEEEKTRRELIKQDYLRRKQQEMFEEQGLVKPKTPKTPKPKQKHRPKSVFREESSSDNFSKCSSTPDNLSNAQSGSSLSLASAATNEADSVNSGGAGSQRCDSVESFPGSRNNSRTAERDWDNGSTASSITSMAEYTGPKLFKEPSAKSNKPIIHNAISHCCLAGKVNEPQKNQILEELEKCESNHLMILFRDGGCQFRALYSYFPDTEEIQKLTGTGPKSISKKMIDKLYKYSSDRKQFTVIPAKTVSVSVDALTIHNHLWQAKRSAVPKKSGK; encoded by the exons ACCACCCCCTGGAGTCCCCTAGCCACCAAAAG TCTCCCTCCAAATGGTATTGGAAGCTAGTCCCT GTACGGTATCGCCGGGAGCACGCTTCAGGCAGACAGCTGCCCTTCTTCCCACTGCTTGAAGACCTGATGAGGGATGTTTGTGACGGAGCTGCACTGCTCACTGTGGTCCATTACTACTGCCCAGACCACATGAAGCTGGAGG ATATTTGCCTAAAGGAAGTACCTTCAATCGCTGATAGCCTGTACAACATCCAGCTGCTCAGAGAGTTTGCCAGCGAGTATCTGAACAAAAGCTTCTATCTGACCACTGAGGACATGCTCTACTCGCCGCTTGTGCTCAAG CACAATGTGATGGTGTTTATCGCTGAACTTTTCTGGTGGTTTGAGACCGTCAAGCCAGAGTTTGTCCAGCCCAGAGATCTCCAAGAGTTCAAAGATG CTCGAGCTATTGCTCATCCCAAGAGTGCCCGTCCATCAGTGCCCATCTCCAATGCCACCAAGCGCAGCTTCCTGGCTAGTCCTGGTGTGGTCGACAACCAGAGCAGCCCAGAAGTCTGTAACAGGTACTTCCTGCACCCTGAAGACTCTGACCCCCT CAAAGGGGGTCCAACCTTCAGTCCTTCTCATCCACTCCTGCCCCTGCGACAGAGACAACAAAAGCAGCAAGGAGAGGACAGTTCAG GTCTGAGAAACCGTTCAAACTCTCTGACTCAGATGGATGGACAGCAACCCCGGGGTTCTGTCACAGCCTGGCCTGAAAAGAGGCAGAG ACCTATGTCCACGCTGAGTCCCTTCCTGTTACATTCAGCCACTGACAGCGATGCAGACATGGCTTCTGGTGATAGTGTCAGTTTGGCCCGCTCCATCAGTAAAGACAGCCTGGCTTCCAACATCACCAACGTCACTCCCAAACACCAGACGTCTGTCCACCAGCCGTCGCACGCTGCGATGCGCAGACTTAACGGCCACAGTCTGCTGGGAAATGTCAACATTGAGGATGAGGAAGAAACTCTAATGGCAGTTGCCAGGACTGAAGGTTCCGCCACCCCCAAACGGGTTGATGGGACACAAGCAACTGCCAAACCTTCAACCGACTCCAAATCTGCAACGGATAGCTTTTACCTTGAACCACTAATGCCTGCCGTGCTCAAAACGGCTAAAGAGAAGTCTGTATGCTTaaacaaggaggaggagagcggcGAGGTTGCCAGGTCTGCGGGAAGAGGATCACTACGACGAGGAGATGGATCTACAGCAGCTGTTCGCAGGAAAGCTCCTAACCTGAACCAAACATTCAGCTCtcctggtgaggaggaggacctGATAGAGGAGCCTCCCCAGGGTGAGGCTGGTTTCAGGCCGCTTCAGACCAGCAGTGTGGACCCTGCATCCAGGGAGCCAGCGGAGGGTTTCTACCTGCATTCAGACTCTGAAGAAGCAAAATCTGGCCAGGGTCTGGACGCTGAGCTGGAAGACctggatgaggaagaggaggatttGGATGAAGCTATTACCACGAAAGGCACCAACTGGACCAAGAAAACCTTCAATCAGGAAAATGAGGAAGAAGAATCCGCCAAACTCCAAGAAGACATGAATGTTAAAGAGCACGAGGACAAAGACATGAACGGTGGCAGCGGTCGTTCCAGCCCGTGTCTCAGCACGCACTCCCAAGCGAGCAGCATGGCCAGTAGCAGTGTGCGCATGACCTCCTTCGCTGAGCGTAAAGCCCAGCAGCAACGCTTTGGCAGCAACCACGACCTGCGCTCCAGTGCCTCCAGCTCCCAGAGGACCACTCCAGATGGATCCGAGAGCAGCGGGCCCCTGGCTTCCTCCTGGAGACTTAAGAGAGACCAGAGTCCCTCCTCCCCCCTGGGAGGATGTAGTCGAACAGGCGATGGCAGCGGTGGTGCGAATGTACTGGCTTCTGAAATAGTCCAGCTTCGCATGCAGCTGGAAGAAAAGCGACGTGCCATTGAgcaccagaagaagaagatggaagtGCTCTCTGCgaggcagagacagaagctGGGTAAGGCAGCGTTTCTCCACATTGTAAAGAAAGGTGGAGGAAAGAGTGACACGTTACCCAACCCACTGAAAGCTGACATCTCCAAGGACGACCTCAATGGGGAGAAAGGACCATCAAGTAAAGATGATATGTGTGTTGATACCCTGAGaggggagaaggaggtggaggggacCGTCCCTGCTGGTGCCTTAGAAgcggaaaaaaaagaaaacatcggCAGTTTCTATCTAGATGAAGAGTTGGACCTTAATGAGTGTAGTCGCTCCATTGAGCTGCTGAATGACGCCATCAGCGGCATCCAGCAGCAGATGATGCAGCTCTCACTGCAGCAGGAGATGCTGATGAAACAGAATGTACAGTCCCCTCCTGGcgcggctcctcctcctcctcctcctctcaccagcGACAAAAATGGTGACACTAAGACAGGGACGGGCTTTCACTTTGTGGAGCACATCTCTGGCACTGGAACCGCTCCAAGCAGGAAACCCCACAAGCTAAGCTCCAGATCCAGGTCCAAACCATCAGAGCTAAAAATAGCCAAGGAGCAGAGCCGGCAGGCTTCAAGGACTCTCACCCCGACTCAGAGTGGGTCAGAGACATTACCACACTCGAGGCAGTCAGCTGGGGGCAGGTCCCCCAGGGCCGATCAGCCCGACAGCCCCAGAAAGCCCACAGCAGGAGAGACAATCGACAGGCCAGGCTCTGGCCACCTTCGGAGTGCAAACTTCCGCCTTCACGATGAGGCCAACATGCGTCTGCCGACCCGAGTTGACCTGACGGCAGTGGCTGCCCCAGAAGTGTCCTTTGATGTGTGCCTGTCCAGCACCCTGAGAGAGTCTGAGCTCAATTCTTCAGACGGCTCGGGGAAAGAGAATATACCATCTGAGGAGCTGCAGCGCAGCAAAACCCACCTGATTGAGGTTGATCTGTCAGAGCTGAAGGCCcccgaggaagaggagggagcggAGGACAGAACGACAGAGAGCGGCGACGGAGAGCAGAAGTCAGTCATGGGCTTCTTCTTCAAG GATGAGCAGAAAGCAGAGGATGAACTTGCTAAAAAGAGAGCAGCATTCTTACTGAAGCAACAGAAGAAAGCCGAAGAGGCTCGACTCCGTAAACAACAACTAGAAGCAGAATCTGAGCTCAAACGAGATGAAGTCAG GCGGAAGGCCGAGGAGGAGCGCCTGcgtaaagaggaggagaaaacacGGCGAGAGCTGATAAAGCAAGACTATCTGCGGCGGAAGCAACAAGAGATGTTCGAGGAACAAGGCCTCGTGAAGCCCAAAACGCCCAAGACCCCCAAACCCAAGCAAAAACACAGACCCAAGTCCGTCTTCAGAGAGGAATCCTCCAGCGATAATTTCTCCAAGTGTTCTTCCACAC CAGACAACCTGAGCAACGCCCAGTCTGGCTCCAGTTTGTCTCTGGCCTCTGCTGCCACCAACGAGGCTGACAGCGTCAACTCTGGAGGGGCGGGCTCCCAGCG CTGCGACTCGGTGGAGTCATTTCCAGGCAGTCGCAACAACAGTCGAACTGCAGAAAGAGACTGGGACAACGGCTCCACCGCATCTTCCATCACCTCCATGGCCGAGTATACTG GTCCCAAACTTTTTAAGGAGCCCAGCGCCAAGTCAAACAAGCCAATCATCCATAATGCAATCTCTCACTGCTGCCTGGCCGGCAAAGTCAACGAGCCCCAGAAGAACCAGATCCTAGAG GAGCTGGAGAAGTGCGAGTCCAACCACCTGATGATCCTGTTCCGTGACGGCGGCTGTCAGTTTCGCGCCCTCTACTCGTACTTCCCCGACACCGAAGAGATACAGAAGCTGACGGGCACCGGACCCAAGAGCATCAGCAAGAAGATGATCGACAAGCTGTACAAGTACAGCTCGGACCGAAAGCAGTTCACCGTCATCCCTGCCAAGACTGTGTCGGTCAGCGTGGACGCACTGACCATCCACAACCACCTGTGGCAGGCCAAGAGAAGTGCTGTGCCAAAGAAAAGTGGAAAATAG